One window of Brachybacterium ginsengisoli genomic DNA carries:
- a CDS encoding Wzz/FepE/Etk N-terminal domain-containing protein, which produces MTITYVLNALARRWLILALAVVLGALAGGAFAAAAPNRYAATASLVVLPVVSNPLTGVREEVNIRTEQEILGSPEVARRAAESLGRAGTDATPWADVEIAAPSGSQILQVQVRADTPQKAADSANAIATSYLELRQEDAARATDQYLEEVDQQIEDLSSETSTPANAGLIERLQQQRSSVALSEPSPGRIIGEAAPPTGPSGPGLTVTLAGGTMAGLLLGIAVALLRERLDPKIRSADRLALAIGPVPVISSRSGDHAQWVRLADEVLRRSGVDTSTGPIRVLLHSSAPIVAEAAEREFLSAARRVLEDRSADPIWEQGGSSVETAIRPDSRCVAIVRSGSYRTSLVQAARSSDIAVIIATPGTVLDEVTDLIVTLQECQLDAVVGLAPEPRARQGASERARDDAPMPRHRSGSTDAPEAGTVAVEA; this is translated from the coding sequence CTCGCGCGACGCTGGCTCATCCTGGCGCTCGCGGTGGTCCTCGGAGCGCTGGCCGGCGGCGCATTCGCCGCAGCGGCCCCGAACCGCTATGCGGCCACCGCGTCCCTCGTCGTCCTCCCCGTGGTCTCCAATCCCCTGACCGGCGTCCGCGAGGAGGTCAACATCCGCACCGAGCAGGAGATCCTCGGTTCCCCCGAGGTGGCGCGCCGCGCCGCCGAATCGCTGGGCAGAGCGGGGACCGACGCGACGCCATGGGCCGATGTCGAGATCGCTGCACCATCCGGGTCGCAGATTCTGCAGGTGCAGGTGAGAGCCGATACCCCTCAGAAGGCCGCTGACAGCGCGAACGCCATCGCCACCTCCTACCTCGAGCTCCGCCAGGAGGACGCCGCGAGGGCCACGGACCAGTATCTCGAGGAGGTCGACCAGCAGATCGAGGACCTGAGCTCGGAGACCTCCACTCCCGCGAACGCCGGCCTGATCGAACGCCTCCAGCAGCAGCGTTCGAGCGTGGCGCTCTCAGAGCCCTCCCCGGGACGGATCATCGGGGAGGCGGCGCCTCCGACGGGTCCCTCCGGGCCCGGACTGACGGTGACCCTCGCCGGAGGGACCATGGCGGGACTTCTCCTCGGCATCGCCGTCGCCCTGCTGCGGGAGCGTCTGGACCCGAAGATCCGCAGCGCGGACCGGCTCGCGCTCGCGATCGGGCCGGTCCCCGTGATCTCGAGCAGGAGCGGCGATCACGCGCAGTGGGTGCGCCTGGCGGACGAGGTGCTCCGGCGTTCCGGGGTCGACACCTCGACCGGGCCGATCCGGGTGCTGCTGCACTCCTCTGCCCCGATCGTGGCCGAGGCGGCCGAGCGTGAGTTCCTCTCGGCCGCGCGCCGGGTCCTCGAGGATCGCAGTGCCGACCCGATCTGGGAACAGGGCGGGTCCTCGGTGGAGACGGCCATCCGACCTGACAGCAGGTGCGTGGCGATCGTCCGGTCGGGCAGCTACAGGACGTCCCTCGTCCAAGCCGCCAGGTCGTCGGACATCGCCGTCATCATCGCGACACCGGGAACCGTGCTGGACGAGGTGACCGATCTGATCGTCACCCTGCAGGAGTGCCAGCTGGATGCCGTGGTGGGGCTCGCCCCCGAACCGCGAGCCCGCCAGGGAGCATCGGAGCGTGCGCGGGACGACGCACCGATGCCTCGCCACCGGTCGGGGTCGACCGATGCACCCGAGGCGGGCACCGTCGCCGTGGAGGCCTGA
- a CDS encoding sugar transferase, with amino-acid sequence MVASLMAGDLVGLSISCLVALVFRQNLAFLDPAPHLSEEAVRSGVTIAVVWMIALRLTGATNPRFLPSGPEIYRSVLVASIGVVGLVGAALFLTGFTLSRPFFVALILASVLLLLLVRFVARRCLNLARTRGHLRSQVLVVGSAGHVRGIVRTLAREVWLGYDVVGAIASIGELGRNEDAGVPILGDESQLLELVRAQQPDIVLFTAGSSASADEFRRMAWELEDLEVDVIVVPAVSEISGDRIRMRPVAGLPLVHMDLPRARKAVRQGKRVFDMAASALLLLILSPLLAAVALAVRLGDGGTVIFRQQRVGRTGEVFEFLKFRSMGMDAEARRAELTQRARDRGNVVMFKMADDPRVTRVGKFLRRYSLDELPQLWNVLRGDMSLVGPRPALPEEVSGYDLDASRRLAVRPGITGLWQVSGRSDLSWDDTVRLDVFYVDNWSFSQDLLILVRTVRAVLASRGAY; translated from the coding sequence GTGGTGGCGTCGCTGATGGCCGGAGATCTGGTGGGGCTGTCCATCTCCTGCCTGGTGGCCCTCGTGTTCCGGCAGAACCTCGCCTTCCTCGACCCGGCACCTCATCTCAGCGAGGAAGCGGTGCGCAGCGGCGTGACCATCGCGGTGGTCTGGATGATCGCGCTGCGGCTCACCGGTGCCACCAACCCGCGCTTCCTCCCGTCCGGGCCCGAGATCTACCGCAGCGTCCTGGTCGCGAGCATCGGGGTGGTCGGCCTGGTCGGCGCGGCGCTCTTCCTCACGGGATTCACGCTCTCCCGGCCCTTCTTCGTCGCGCTGATCCTGGCGAGCGTCCTGCTCCTGCTGCTGGTGCGCTTCGTGGCCCGCCGTTGCCTGAACCTCGCGCGGACCCGAGGCCATCTGCGGTCGCAGGTGCTCGTGGTCGGCTCCGCCGGCCACGTCCGAGGGATCGTGCGCACGCTGGCCCGAGAGGTCTGGCTCGGCTACGACGTCGTCGGGGCGATCGCCTCGATCGGCGAGCTGGGGCGGAACGAGGATGCCGGGGTGCCGATCCTCGGTGACGAGTCGCAGCTGCTGGAGCTGGTCCGGGCCCAGCAGCCGGACATCGTGCTGTTCACCGCGGGATCCTCCGCCAGCGCCGACGAGTTCCGACGCATGGCCTGGGAGCTCGAGGACCTCGAGGTCGACGTGATCGTGGTGCCGGCCGTCAGCGAGATCTCCGGTGACAGGATCCGCATGCGCCCTGTGGCGGGACTGCCGCTGGTGCACATGGATCTTCCGCGCGCCCGGAAGGCGGTGCGGCAGGGGAAGCGCGTCTTCGACATGGCCGCCAGCGCCCTGCTGCTGCTGATCCTCTCGCCGCTCCTCGCCGCCGTCGCCCTCGCAGTGCGTCTCGGGGACGGCGGGACGGTGATCTTCCGACAGCAGCGCGTCGGCCGCACGGGCGAGGTCTTCGAGTTCCTCAAGTTCCGCTCCATGGGCATGGACGCCGAGGCCCGGCGCGCTGAGCTCACGCAGCGCGCCCGAGATCGTGGCAACGTGGTCATGTTCAAGATGGCCGACGATCCTCGGGTGACCAGGGTGGGGAAGTTCCTGCGCCGCTACTCCCTCGACGAGCTGCCGCAGCTGTGGAACGTGCTGCGAGGCGACATGAGCCTGGTCGGCCCGCGCCCGGCGCTGCCGGAGGAGGTCTCCGGCTACGACCTGGACGCGAGCCGTCGCCTGGCGGTGCGGCCCGGCATCACGGGGCTGTGGCAGGTCTCCGGTCGCAGCGATCTCTCCTGGGACGACACCGTCCGTCTGGACGTCTTCTACGTCGACAACTGGTCCTTCTCCCAGGACCTGCTGATCCTGGTGCGCACTGTGCGTGCCGTGCTGGCTTCCCGAGGGGCGTACTGA
- a CDS encoding MFS transporter, giving the protein MHSAPQTPIAPRRERSPWTALAVLMLPVLLVAVDNTVLSFALPAISEALAPSGQQLLWIVDVYPLVLAGLLVPMGSLSDRLGRRRLLLVGGTGFTVVSALAALAPDAGTLIAARALMAVFGAMLMPSTLSLIRNLFADPVQRRTAIAIWAAGFSAGAALGPVVGGLLLEHFAWGSVFLLAVPVMLPLLVLGPVLIPESKDPSPGPVDPISVVLALATMTPLVFAIKSLTASGLDLLAALCLLASVAAGITFVRRQLARPEPMLDVTLFARPVFTGAVLANLLSVFSLVGFLYFVSQHLQLVSGRSPMGAALVLVPGLVVTILAGLLAVRLVRRFSPAAVITAGLLLNAAAFVLVALTGTWGSDLLLLLAFVLLGAGVGAAETLSNDLILSNVPAPKAGAASAISETAYETGAVLGTAVLGSLLNLAYRRHVEVPADLDASQAAAASETLGGATAVARELPAAVAERLLDSAREAFDSGVLLTSGIGAVLMVVAAVIAHRTLRVTG; this is encoded by the coding sequence GTGCACAGCGCACCCCAGACCCCGATCGCCCCGCGCCGCGAACGCAGCCCCTGGACCGCGCTCGCCGTCCTGATGCTGCCCGTGCTGCTGGTCGCGGTGGACAACACGGTGCTCTCCTTCGCGCTGCCCGCGATCTCCGAGGCGCTCGCCCCCTCGGGGCAGCAGCTGCTGTGGATCGTGGACGTCTACCCGCTGGTGCTCGCCGGGCTGCTGGTCCCGATGGGGTCCCTGAGCGACAGGCTGGGGCGGCGCCGCCTGCTGCTGGTCGGCGGCACCGGCTTCACCGTGGTCTCCGCCCTGGCTGCCCTCGCGCCGGATGCCGGCACGCTGATCGCCGCTCGCGCCCTGATGGCCGTGTTCGGGGCGATGCTCATGCCCTCCACGCTCTCGCTGATCCGGAACCTCTTCGCCGACCCGGTCCAGCGGCGCACCGCGATCGCGATCTGGGCGGCCGGATTCTCCGCCGGTGCGGCGCTGGGTCCCGTCGTCGGCGGCCTGCTGCTCGAGCACTTCGCCTGGGGGTCGGTGTTCCTGCTGGCCGTGCCGGTCATGCTGCCGTTGCTGGTGCTCGGCCCCGTGCTGATCCCCGAGTCGAAGGACCCCTCGCCCGGGCCGGTGGACCCGATCAGCGTGGTGCTGGCGCTCGCGACCATGACCCCGCTCGTGTTCGCGATCAAGTCGCTCACCGCCAGCGGCCTGGACCTGCTCGCCGCGCTGTGCCTGCTGGCCTCCGTGGCCGCCGGCATCACCTTCGTGCGCCGCCAGCTCGCGCGACCGGAGCCGATGCTCGACGTCACCCTGTTCGCCCGCCCCGTGTTCACCGGGGCCGTGCTCGCGAACCTCCTCAGCGTGTTCTCGCTCGTGGGGTTCCTGTACTTCGTCTCCCAGCATCTCCAGCTGGTCAGCGGCCGCTCTCCGATGGGTGCGGCGCTCGTGCTCGTGCCGGGCCTGGTGGTGACGATCCTCGCCGGCCTGCTCGCCGTGCGCCTGGTGCGCCGATTCTCCCCGGCCGCCGTGATCACCGCGGGCCTGCTGCTGAACGCGGCGGCCTTCGTGCTCGTCGCGCTCACCGGCACCTGGGGCTCGGACCTCCTGCTCCTGCTCGCCTTCGTGCTGCTCGGCGCCGGCGTGGGTGCGGCCGAGACGCTCAGCAACGACCTCATCCTCTCCAACGTGCCGGCACCGAAGGCGGGTGCCGCCTCGGCGATCTCCGAGACCGCCTACGAGACCGGCGCGGTGCTCGGCACCGCGGTGCTGGGCAGCCTGCTGAACCTCGCCTACCGCCGTCACGTGGAGGTGCCGGCCGATCTAGACGCCTCGCAGGCCGCCGCGGCCTCCGAGACCCTCGGCGGCGCGACCGCCGTGGCCAGGGAGCTGCCCGCCGCCGTCGCCGAGCGACTGCTGGACTCGGCCCGGGAGGCCTTCGACTCGGGCGTGCTGCTCACCAGCGGCATCGGTGCGGTGCTCATGGTGGTCGCGGCGGTGATCGCGCATCGCACGCTGCGGGTGACCGGCTGA
- a CDS encoding TetR/AcrR family transcriptional regulator, with translation MSARDALLDAYQSILQETGERSTTLTAVAARAGVSKGGLLYHFGSKEALADGLIARLDALLEEDVAQMGAAADGPSRYYVRSSAWTGGPLDTAFVAVAQLAQESHAGAQEAMRRARRAWLELILAEVGEEATANAILLLGDGLYFDAALNGGGGPATPGGTPSPGQFTPEQLLPIVDRLLDAARESRGDAES, from the coding sequence ATGTCAGCTCGCGATGCACTGCTCGACGCCTACCAGTCGATCCTCCAGGAGACCGGGGAGCGCTCGACGACCCTCACCGCCGTGGCGGCGCGCGCCGGCGTCTCCAAGGGAGGGCTGCTGTACCACTTCGGGTCGAAGGAGGCCCTGGCCGACGGGCTGATCGCGCGGCTGGACGCACTTCTCGAGGAGGATGTGGCGCAGATGGGCGCCGCAGCCGACGGCCCCTCGCGGTACTACGTGCGCAGCTCGGCGTGGACCGGTGGGCCCCTCGACACCGCCTTCGTCGCCGTCGCCCAGCTCGCCCAGGAGTCCCATGCCGGAGCCCAGGAGGCGATGCGGCGCGCACGCCGGGCCTGGCTCGAGCTGATCCTCGCCGAAGTGGGCGAGGAGGCGACCGCGAACGCGATCCTGCTGCTCGGGGACGGGCTCTACTTCGACGCCGCCCTGAACGGCGGCGGAGGCCCGGCGACCCCGGGCGGCACCCCGAGCCCCGGGCAGTTCACCCCTGAGCAGCTGCTGCCGATCGTGGACCGGCTGCTCGACGCCGCCCGGGAGTCCCGCGGCGACGCCGAGTCCTGA
- a CDS encoding transglycosylase family protein has product MSAPTNAPTHRADGSAVYFRGARIAPKMAAATTGAVLAAGLGATGADVASADTAVWDKVAQCESGGNWAINTGNGYYGGVQFYQPTWKAYGGQAFAPYAHQATKAEQIAIAQRVLQAQGPGAWPTCGKKAGLTRTNGGADANAQPSTGGGGSTTAPSAPSSGALTVDGKFGPATTRALQGWVGVSQDGSLSTSDIKALQSKVGATADGKIGADTTRKLRAAMGLSSNGVWDFRTNYSTVKALQNFLNSGAPASSAPAAPSKPSAPSTGALTVDGKFGPATTRALQGWVGVSQDGSLSTSDIKALQTKVGATADGKIGAETTRKLRAAMGLSSNGVWDFRTNYSTVKALQQHLNAR; this is encoded by the coding sequence ATGTCTGCACCCACGAACGCCCCCACCCACCGCGCCGACGGCTCGGCGGTCTACTTCCGCGGAGCTCGCATCGCCCCGAAGATGGCCGCCGCCACCACCGGCGCCGTCCTCGCCGCGGGCCTCGGCGCCACCGGCGCGGACGTCGCCTCCGCGGACACCGCCGTCTGGGACAAGGTCGCCCAGTGCGAGTCCGGCGGCAACTGGGCGATCAACACCGGCAACGGCTACTACGGCGGCGTGCAGTTCTACCAGCCCACCTGGAAGGCCTACGGCGGTCAGGCGTTCGCTCCCTACGCCCACCAGGCCACCAAGGCCGAGCAGATCGCGATCGCCCAGCGGGTGCTGCAGGCCCAGGGCCCCGGCGCGTGGCCCACCTGCGGCAAGAAGGCCGGACTGACCCGCACGAACGGCGGCGCCGACGCGAACGCCCAGCCGTCGACCGGCGGTGGCGGCAGCACCACGGCGCCGTCGGCTCCGAGCTCCGGCGCCCTTACGGTCGACGGCAAGTTCGGCCCGGCCACGACCCGTGCGCTGCAGGGCTGGGTCGGCGTCTCCCAGGACGGCTCGCTGTCCACCAGCGACATCAAGGCGCTGCAGTCGAAGGTCGGGGCGACGGCCGATGGGAAGATCGGTGCCGACACCACCCGCAAGCTGCGCGCGGCCATGGGCCTGTCGAGCAACGGTGTGTGGGACTTCCGCACGAACTACTCCACCGTCAAGGCGCTCCAGAACTTCCTCAACTCCGGCGCTCCCGCCTCCAGCGCGCCGGCCGCGCCGTCGAAGCCCTCGGCTCCGAGCACCGGCGCCCTCACGGTCGACGGCAAGTTCGGCCCTGCCACCACCCGCGCCCTGCAGGGCTGGGTCGGCGTGAGCCAGGATGGCTCGCTGTCCACGAGCGACATCAAGGCGCTGCAGACCAAGGTCGGCGCGACGGCCGACGGCAAGATCGGCGCGGAGACCACCCGCAAGCTGCGCGCGGCCATGGGCCTGTCGAGCAACGGCGTGTGGGACTTCCGCACCAACTACTCGACCGTCAAGGCGCTGCAGCAGCACCTCAACGCCCGCTGA
- a CDS encoding HTTM domain-containing protein: MSAASRLRPALFPALPLERIRVLRVLVSAFVVVDVLTLSKDVLSLIGTPGFFAPVALARLLHLPAVTAPVAYALLTVILACCAAGIVGWRPRLTGAILAISFWLWMLYSNSYGYVAHDHMALLVAVAVLPTVGGAAGGEERSEAAGWALRAIQIAVVATYFFSVLPKIMYSGSLATWGNSAILTWASLRRGSGLAHWMVENTPWVFVPAQWAGLALETLSPVVLFLRGRALHLAVALYLGFHLATLLLLGIHFLPTVLCWAAFLPLERLRLPAPERFRALIRRRRQVTQGS, from the coding sequence GTGAGCGCGGCATCCCGGCTGCGCCCCGCCCTGTTCCCGGCGCTGCCGCTCGAGCGCATCCGGGTGCTGCGGGTGCTGGTCAGCGCCTTCGTGGTGGTCGACGTGCTGACCCTGTCCAAGGACGTGCTCTCCCTGATCGGGACGCCGGGCTTCTTCGCCCCGGTCGCCCTGGCCCGCCTCCTGCACCTGCCGGCGGTCACCGCGCCGGTCGCATATGCCCTGCTGACCGTGATCCTCGCCTGCTGCGCGGCGGGCATCGTGGGCTGGAGGCCCCGGCTGACCGGGGCGATCCTCGCGATCTCGTTCTGGCTGTGGATGCTCTACAGCAACTCCTACGGCTACGTCGCCCACGACCACATGGCCCTGCTGGTGGCCGTCGCGGTCCTGCCCACCGTCGGCGGCGCGGCGGGGGGCGAGGAGCGCAGCGAGGCCGCGGGCTGGGCGCTGCGCGCGATCCAGATCGCGGTGGTCGCCACCTACTTCTTCTCCGTCCTCCCGAAGATCATGTACTCGGGCTCGCTCGCGACCTGGGGCAACAGCGCGATCCTCACCTGGGCGTCGCTGCGGCGCGGCTCCGGCCTCGCGCACTGGATGGTGGAGAACACTCCGTGGGTGTTCGTCCCCGCGCAGTGGGCCGGCCTCGCACTGGAGACCCTCTCCCCCGTGGTGCTCTTCCTGCGCGGGCGGGCCCTCCACCTCGCGGTCGCGCTGTATCTGGGCTTCCACCTGGCCACCCTGCTGCTGCTGGGCATCCACTTCCTGCCCACGGTGCTGTGCTGGGCGGCCTTCCTGCCCCTGGAGCGGCTGCGCCTGCCCGCGCCGGAGCGGTTCCGGGCACTCATCCGGCGTCGACGCCAGGTGACGCAGGGCTCTTGA
- a CDS encoding MDR family MFS transporter, whose amino-acid sequence MPHSPATAPAPRADALAPRDRSVIILLLISAFVVILNETILSVALPPIMDDLGLAETTAQWLTTGFMLTMAVVIPTTGYLMGRFSTRQVFAIAMTTFTLGTLICALSPSFLPLLIGRIVQASGTAVMMPLLMTTVMNLVPPSRRGQVMGNISIVISVAPALGPTISGLILSVAPWRALFVLVLPIAIAALLFGLRRIENVNEASDQPADPLSVVLAGLGFGPLVYGLTGISGGGGHGGDAADAASGGAPTAAVICLVVGVLSLGLFVGRQLSLQRQERPLLDLRTFSSRSFTIAVVLMVVMMGAMFGVVVLLPIFLQKVLELSTLSVGLMMLPGGLAMGLLAPLVGRLFDRVGPRPLLVPGLAAVVVGIGIMSRVPDQPWLIVVGHVIMSLGLAFVFTPLMTTAMGSLPRARYGHGSAIVGTVQQVAGAAGAALLVSIMSRIAAGTVESGGSTLEGISAGTSVAFTLSAALGLVTVVIALFVRRNPEEAGHEPAPGPEVQGADAAE is encoded by the coding sequence GTGCCCCACTCCCCAGCCACCGCTCCGGCCCCTCGCGCCGATGCTCTCGCGCCGCGCGACCGCAGCGTCATCATCCTGCTGCTGATCAGCGCGTTCGTCGTCATCCTCAACGAGACGATCCTGTCGGTCGCCCTGCCGCCGATCATGGACGACCTCGGCCTGGCCGAGACCACCGCGCAGTGGCTCACCACCGGCTTCATGCTCACCATGGCCGTGGTCATCCCGACCACCGGCTACCTGATGGGGCGCTTCTCCACCCGCCAGGTGTTCGCGATCGCGATGACCACCTTCACCCTCGGCACGCTGATCTGCGCCCTCTCCCCCTCGTTCCTGCCGCTGCTGATCGGCCGGATCGTGCAGGCCTCGGGCACCGCGGTGATGATGCCCCTGCTGATGACGACGGTGATGAACCTGGTCCCGCCCAGCCGGCGCGGTCAGGTGATGGGCAACATCTCGATCGTCATCTCGGTCGCCCCGGCGCTGGGACCCACGATCTCCGGGCTGATCCTCTCGGTCGCGCCGTGGCGCGCCCTGTTCGTGCTGGTGCTGCCGATCGCGATCGCGGCCCTGCTGTTCGGCCTGCGCCGGATCGAGAACGTCAACGAGGCCTCGGACCAGCCGGCGGATCCGCTGTCTGTGGTCCTCGCAGGCCTCGGCTTCGGCCCCCTGGTCTACGGCCTCACCGGTATCTCCGGCGGCGGCGGGCACGGCGGCGATGCGGCCGACGCCGCCTCCGGCGGAGCCCCGACGGCGGCCGTGATCTGCCTCGTGGTGGGCGTGCTCTCCCTGGGCCTGTTCGTGGGCCGGCAGCTCTCCCTGCAGAGGCAGGAGCGGCCTCTGCTGGACCTGCGCACCTTCTCCTCCCGCAGCTTCACCATCGCGGTGGTGCTGATGGTGGTCATGATGGGCGCGATGTTCGGAGTGGTGGTGCTGCTGCCGATCTTCCTGCAGAAGGTGCTCGAGCTGTCCACGCTGTCGGTGGGGCTGATGATGCTGCCCGGCGGCCTGGCGATGGGGCTGCTCGCCCCGCTCGTCGGCCGTCTGTTCGACCGGGTGGGCCCGCGCCCGCTGCTCGTACCCGGCCTCGCCGCCGTGGTGGTCGGCATCGGGATCATGTCCCGCGTGCCCGACCAGCCGTGGCTGATCGTGGTGGGCCACGTGATCATGTCGCTGGGCCTGGCCTTCGTGTTCACCCCGTTGATGACCACCGCCATGGGCTCACTGCCCCGCGCACGGTACGGGCACGGCTCGGCGATCGTCGGCACCGTGCAGCAGGTCGCCGGGGCCGCCGGGGCCGCGCTGCTGGTCTCGATCATGTCGCGCATCGCGGCGGGCACCGTCGAGTCCGGGGGCAGCACCCTCGAGGGCATCTCCGCCGGCACCTCGGTGGCGTTCACGCTCTCGGCCGCGCTGGGCCTGGTCACCGTGGTGATCGCGCTGTTCGTGCGTCGCAACCCCGAGGAGGCCGGGCACGAGCCCGCGCCGGGGCCGGAGGTCCAGGGAGCCGACGCCGCGGAGTGA
- a CDS encoding MFS transporter — protein MIPDPSALNPPVRRKPLLAVLLAPLFMALIAVSVINVALTAIGEGLEADTGDLQWVISGYALAFGMLLVPAGRAGDATGRRRMFIIGVGVFTLGSLLSGLAPSAEMLNLARILQGLGSGLLNPQTVALIQQHFRGQDRARAFALLATTVAVATAIGPVVGGALIQILGPDWGWRWMFLMNVPIGVSAILGALKYIPDDKVRGKGRPDLDPVGALLLCLAILGIMLPFLERGVSVLVWLSFPAGLLVLGLWWAWERRYKGRGRTPMVDTAIFVNRAFRNGILIVSVYFLGATSVWIIVPLYLQMHLGHTPFQASLMGVPSSIAAAVSSQISGRYVLTFGRRMVIVGFGVAFVGLFGTALMTGFVENGMIPFWWLALPLTLMGLSQGMTISPNQTLTLNSVDPRFGGVAGGILQLGQRTGAAIGTAMIPGIIFSLTEGGTAWLEAFIIALTIIMALTLVAMGVSFADRAREKAGKGAL, from the coding sequence GTGATCCCCGACCCCAGCGCGCTGAATCCCCCGGTGCGTCGCAAGCCCCTGCTCGCCGTCCTCCTCGCCCCGCTGTTCATGGCACTGATCGCCGTGAGCGTCATCAACGTCGCCCTCACCGCGATCGGCGAGGGCCTCGAGGCGGACACCGGTGACCTGCAGTGGGTGATCTCCGGATACGCCCTGGCCTTCGGCATGCTGCTGGTGCCCGCCGGACGCGCCGGGGACGCCACCGGTCGGCGGCGCATGTTCATCATCGGCGTGGGGGTGTTCACCCTCGGCTCGCTGCTGTCCGGACTCGCCCCGAGCGCGGAGATGCTCAACCTCGCACGCATCCTCCAGGGCCTCGGCTCGGGCCTGCTGAACCCGCAGACCGTCGCCCTGATCCAGCAGCACTTCCGCGGCCAGGACCGGGCCCGCGCCTTCGCGCTGCTGGCCACCACCGTCGCGGTCGCCACCGCGATCGGCCCCGTCGTGGGCGGCGCGCTGATCCAGATCCTCGGCCCCGACTGGGGCTGGCGATGGATGTTCCTGATGAACGTCCCGATCGGCGTGAGCGCGATCCTCGGCGCCCTGAAGTACATCCCCGACGACAAGGTGCGCGGGAAGGGGCGACCGGACCTCGACCCCGTCGGCGCGTTGCTGCTGTGCCTGGCGATCCTCGGGATCATGCTGCCCTTCCTCGAGCGCGGCGTGAGCGTGCTGGTGTGGCTGTCCTTCCCCGCCGGGCTGCTGGTGCTGGGCCTGTGGTGGGCCTGGGAGCGGCGCTACAAGGGCCGCGGCCGCACCCCGATGGTGGACACCGCCATCTTCGTCAACCGCGCCTTCCGCAACGGCATCCTCATCGTCTCGGTGTACTTCCTCGGCGCGACCAGCGTGTGGATCATCGTCCCGCTCTACCTGCAGATGCACCTCGGGCACACCCCGTTCCAGGCCTCCCTCATGGGCGTGCCCTCCTCGATCGCCGCCGCGGTGAGCTCGCAGATCTCCGGCCGCTACGTGCTCACCTTCGGCCGCCGCATGGTGATCGTGGGCTTCGGCGTCGCCTTCGTGGGCCTCTTCGGCACCGCGCTGATGACCGGCTTCGTGGAGAACGGGATGATCCCCTTCTGGTGGCTCGCCCTGCCGCTGACCCTGATGGGGCTCAGCCAGGGCATGACGATCTCCCCGAACCAGACCCTCACCCTGAACTCCGTCGACCCCCGCTTCGGCGGCGTGGCCGGCGGCATCCTGCAGCTCGGCCAGCGCACCGGCGCCGCGATCGGCACCGCCATGATCCCCGGCATCATCTTCTCCCTCACCGAGGGCGGGACCGCCTGGCTCGAGGCGTTCATCATCGCGCTGACCATCATCATGGCGCTCACCCTGGTGGCGATGGGCGTGAGCTTCGCCGACCGCGCGCGGGAGAAGGCGGGCAAGGGCGCGCTGTGA